Part of the Dehalococcoidia bacterium genome is shown below.
GACGGCAAGCTCATTCATGTCGCCAACGTCGGCAGCGGCTTCACGGACGCCACGCTGGCCTCGACGCTCAAGCAGCTGCGAGATCTGGAGACCGATGAGAAGCCCTTCGCGAACAGAGTCGAGGGCAAGGTCGTCTGGGTGCGGCCGGAATTGGTCGCCCAGGTGAAGTTTCAGGAGTGGACGGCTGACAACCACCTGCGCGCGCCCGTCTTCCTGGGCCTGAGGCCGGACGTTGACCCGCGCCAGGTGCGCAAAGAGGCGCCAGCGCCGGCAGCGGCGGCCATCGAGGTCGTCGAGGAGCCTGCAGGCAGGAGCGAAGACGGCCTGGAGGAGGAAGTACGAGGCGTCCTGGCCCAAATCGACGCCGCGGCAAAGCGCGACGTTGTGGTCGAAGTCCAGGGCGAGCGCGTGAAGCTGACGAACCTCGACAAGGAGTTCTGGCCGGCTTACCGCGGCTCGGCGGCGACCGGCACGGAGGGGATAGAGCACCCGCCGCTCACCAAGGGTGACATGATCCGGTACTACGTGAAGGTCGCCCCCTGGCTGCTACGCCACCTCAAGGACCGGCCGCTGACTCTCACCCGCTACCCTAACGGCATTACCGGCTCGCTCTTCTACCAGAAGCACTACTCGCAGCCGATCCCGCCCTTCGTGGAGACCGTCGACATCTGGTCGGAGCACAACCAGGAGAACGGCACCTACCTGATGTGCAACAACCTGCCCACGCTCATCTGGCTGGCGCAGATCGCGGACCTCGAGATCCACGCCTGGATGTCACGCATCGACCCGGAGCCGGACGCCCACGGCCGGAAGCTGGCAGCGCGAGGGTCGAAGCAGGAAGCGCGGGAGTCCATCCTCAACTTCCCGGACTACATGGTCTTCGACCTCGACCCCTACATATACTCGGGGGCCGAAAAGAAGGGCGCCGAACCAGAGTTCAACCGCCGCGCCTGGGAGAAGACCGTCTCCGTGGCGCTGGACTTGAAAGCGCTCCTGGACCAGTTGAAGCTGTCGTCCTTCGTCAAGACGACGGGGAAGACCGGGCTGCACGTCTACGTCCCCATCCGCCGAGACTTCACCTACGATGAGGTGCGCGAGTTCACCCGGACGCTAGGCGTCTACCTGGTGCAGCAGCGTCCGGCTGACATCACGATGGAGTGGGACACCACGAAGCGCAGAGGCAAGGTCTTCTACGACTACAACCAGAACACGTTCGGGAAGCAACTGGCGGCCCAGTACTCGCTGCGGCCAACGCCCTGGGCCGGCGTTTCGATGCCGGTGCTCTGGTCCGAGCTGCCGAAGGCGGACCCGCTCGCGTTTCGGATCGACTCCGTGCCGGACAGGCTCGCAAGGTCCGGCGACCCCTGGCGGGATATCCTCGATTTCAAGAACGACGTGTCGAGGCTGCTCGCGGGCTAGCCTTCGTCTCGGCTGTCGGCTCTCGGCCATCGGCCGGAGACTCGATGCGCTTTCATACGCTCAAGCCTTCGCGGGAGCATCTCTCTGCTCTCTGCCTTTTGCTCTGTGCTCTCCGCCCTCCGCCCTCTGCCCTCTGCACTCTGCACTCTGTACCCTTTGATCCGTGGAGCCCCTGTTCTTTGCATCCCCGGAGGAGTTCCGCGCCTGGCTTGGCGCCAACCACGAGACGGCGCAGGAGCTTTGGGTGGGCTTTCACAAGCGCGGGACGGGCCGGCCAAGCCTCACGTGGCCGCAGTCGGTCGATCAGGCGCTGTGCTTCGGCTGGATCGACGGCATTCGCAAGAGCCTCGGGCCGGAAGCGTACGTCATACGCTTCACGCCAAGGCGGCCGGACAGCTTCTGGAGCAACATCAACCTCAAGAAGGTGGAGGCCTTGATCGAACAGGGACTGATGCACCCTGCGGGCCTTCGCGCGTTTGAGGCGCGCAAGGAGGCGCGCTCCGGCGCCTACTCGTTCGAAAACCGCCACATTCAGCTCGCGCCCGCGTTCGAGGCCGAGTTCAGGGCGAACGAGGAGGCCTGGCGCTGGTTCGAGTCCCAGGCTCCCTGGTACCGCCGCACCGCCGCCTTCTGGGTGATGAGCGCCAGGCGCGAGGAGACGCGCCGCAGGCGGCTCGTGACCCTGATCCGCGACTCGGAAGCGGGACGGACAGTGGGTCCCCTCACCCGCCCCGGGGCGGGGCAATAGAGTCCCGGCGACCGCCACTGTTACGTCCCAGTTAGGCTGCCAGGGCTGCGCCGGAGCCGGCCTGGACCGGCTTTCGCTTACAATGGGAAGCCAACGGTCTGCAGGGCGGCGAGGTTCGCGCCCGCGGGCCGGGAGGTGGGACATGCCAAGGCCACTATGGAAGGGCGCGATCAGCTTCGGGATGGTCACCATCCCCGTCAAGCTTTACTCCGCTACCGACGAAAAGGACGTCCGCTTCAACCAGCTTCACAGGACGGACCACTCTCGCATCCGCCAGAAGATCTTCTGCGCCGAAGAGGACATCGAGTTGGACCGGGACGACATCGTCAAGGGCTACCAGATCGCCCCCGGACAGTACGTTGTCCTCGAGGACGAGGACTTCGACAAGGTGCCCGTGAGCACCACTCGCACCATCGAGATCGCGCAGTTCGTGGACCTGAGCGAAATCGACCCCATCTACTACCAGAAGACCTACTATCTCGAGCCGGACGAGGTCGGGATGAAGCCGTTCGCGCTCCTGATGGCGGCCTTGAACGAGAGCAAGCGCGTCGCCATCGCCAAGATCTCGATGCGGCAGAAGGAGCATCTCTGCACGCTGCGCGTCTACGAGAACACGATCGCCCTCGAGACCATGTTCTACGCGGACGAGGTGCGCTCCACGGCGGACCTCACCGTGCCGGGCGAGGACGTGCAGGTGAGCGAGCGCGAACTGCAGATGGCCCGCTCCCTGATCGACATGCTCACAGAGGAACTGGACCTCACCCAGTTCCGGGACAACTACCGCGAGGCGCTGCTGGAGGTCATAAGGGCCAAGGCCCAGGGCCAGACGATCGAGGCGCCGCAGCCTGCCGTCGCCAAAGTCACGGACCTCATGGAAGCGCTGCGGGCAAGTGTCGAGGCAGCGAAGGCGCGCCGCCAGGCTTCAGCGCCAGAGAAGGCGGAGGCTCCACGCCAGGCGGAAGAGGAAGACGAGCTCTCGACGCGGAGGAAGGCCAAGCGGAAGGCGAGCTAGGCAGCGCGGGATAGCCGCGCCCTCCTAGCGGCCGACGCAGTAGTTACGAGTGGTGCCGACGACCCGGTCGCAGTAGAGCTTCCGGATCGCGGGCTGCTTGTCCTCCGGCGCCAGTTCCAGGATGCGGGCCAGGAGTTCGTTGTCGTTGTAGGTCTTGGTGCGCAAGGCCTTTACCGTGTTGCTGAAGGCCTCCGGGCCTACCGTTTCGAAGATGGCATTTAGAAGGAGCAGGCCGCCAGCCTGCTCCAAGACCCACTGGCCAGTCGTGTAGTACCCGTAGTTGTAGACATCCAACCAGACTGCCCTGGCTGGCGCTGTCCGGGCGACGCCGCGTATGAAGCTGGACAGATCGCCTGTAAGGTATTCATGGGTGACGTACGCCAGGCCCTCTTCGAACCAGATAGGGAAGAGGCCGTAGACGGTCGCATGGGTGAGTTCGTGCACCAACACGCCAGGCGTCACTGAGCCCGGGGCGACCAGGAGAAACTCATTCTTGAACGAGGCGCCCTCGTAATAGTCCTCTATCTCGGGGGTTACCTCGATGTAGAGGAAGGCGTACGGATACTTGCCGACCATTCCCTCCACCCGCGGCAGGTTCGCGACCGCGATGTCCAGCGCCTTGCGCCCGAGGGCGGGATCCTTGGCCGCGGCTATGACCATGACCTCGCCTGACTCGGGAAGCAGGGCGGCATCGAACAGACGGTGCCGGAGCGTCGAGGCGGCGGACGCCCCGACGAGAGGCGCCTTCTGCGTAGTGAGGGAGCGTTCGTAAGCCTGCACCACACCACGGAGGCCTTTCGCCTCATAGTCGTCCAGGCCATCGAGGTACCAGGCCTGCTCGGTCGCGAACTGGAACAGGTCGCTTACCGACCTCTGCTCGCCCTGCGCCCGGGCCGCCTGCTCGCACTTCAGCAGCCAGGAAAGCAGGTCGAGCTTTTCCGGCGTCAGTTCCTGGTACCAGGGTTGGGCGCGGACCAGGTCGGCGAGGGGCTGGGACATGCGCGGGACGAACTGGGCCTCCGCCTGCTTCAGCAGGCCCTGCGAGACAGGGGTTGGCGCCGCGGTGGGCCGAGGCTCGACGGCAGCGGCTGAGCCCGTCTTCGAGTCAGCGCCCGTCCCAACGTAGAGGAACGCGCCCGCCGCCACCGCTGCCACCACGAGCGCGCCCAGGGCGTACATCCACCACGAGGACGCCCCGCCGGCGGCCGCGGCCGGTGCGGGCTGCGGTTCCGGCGGCAGCGCGTCCGGGTCTTCGCGGATTATCCGAATCATCTGCTCTCATAATCGGTAGCGATAGGCTCGGCTGTAGATTTTTTGGCCTGCCCGGGGCGCGACTCGATGGGATTGTCATAGGCCTCGGAGCCGGACATTGGCCTGCGGGCGAAGCAGTGCTTGCAGGCCCGCCAACCCCGTGGTATATACTGAACCATATGGTTCAGTATAGCTCCAGCCGCTTCGATTCGTCATTCGGCGCCCTCTCCGACGCAACGCGGCGTGGCGTCCTGGAGCTGCTTGCGCGGACGGACGCCTCGATCACGGACCTTGCCAGGAAGTTCCACATGACCCTTACGGGCATGAAGAAGCATGTCCGCGTCCTGGAACAGGCGGGGCTCGTCACCACAGAGAAAGTCGGCCGCGTGCGCACCTGCAAGCTCGGGCCGCGCCAACTCGAAGAGGAGGCGGCATGGATCGAACGGTATCGGCAGCTCTGGGCTGCACGCTTCGACGAACTGGATAAGGTCGTTGAGGAGCTGAAACGGCGGGAAGAAGGTTGATGGTCACAACGAGAGAAGGGAGCCAACCTATGAAAGACCAGACGACGACAGAGCGGGAGTCCGAGCGCGCCCTGGTGGTCACGCGAACATTCAATGGCTCTGCACGCATCCTGTTCGAAGCGTGGACGCAGCCTGAGATGTTCAAGCGTTGGTGGGTGCCGAAGTCAAGCGGCCTGACGCTGCTTACCTGCGAGATGGATGTCCGTGTTTGGGGGCGGGTACCGGCTGGTTTTCGCCGGGGACCCGGAACCCATCGCGTTCTTCGGCAGATACCTCGAGGTGACCCCGCACTCGCGCCTCTCCTGGACCAATGATGAGACCCCGGATGGCGCCATCACCACCGTGACCTTCGAAGAAAGAGGCGGCGAGACACGGGTCGTCGTGCACGACCTCTATTCCTCGAAGGAAGCACTCGACGCCGCCATCTCCTCCGGAAGTACGGGTGGGTTCAGCGAGGCGTTCGAGCAACTCGACGAGCTTCTTGTCACCCTGGGCGCGAGCGCGCGGCCGCTGGACTCCTAGTTCGTACGCGCCAACGCCGGACCGCGCTCCGCGGGTGATCGCGCGCTGGAGTCGTCGTCCAGAGTCAGCCCGCCGCTGCGAGCCAGTCCGTTAGGCAGGAATTGATAGACGCGTATACGGTCTTTTAACTTGCCTCCCTCTTAGATGCTTATGTAACCTCTTCGCGATATGAGAGATGGTCCTGCAATCAACGACATGGGTAGCGGTGGTATGAGCCGGCGCGCCTTCATCGGCGCCGCGGCGGCCGCCGGTGTCGGGGCTCTGCTTGGAGCAAGGGGGTTTGGGGCGCCGTCCGCGTCCGCGAGCACCAGCGCCGAAGGGCCGCGCCACCTGGTCTGGGTCTGGCAGTTCTCCGTCGACGGCGCGCCGAACGTGGTCGGGGCGAAGCTGCGGGAGCATAACCTGGGCATTCTCCTGAAGACGCACGACGGCGTCGAGTGGATGTCCGAGTACGACAAGTCACCCTACGCGGTCAGCGGCCCCCGGCAGATCGAAACTCTCGTCCGCTACTACGAGGACGCGGGTGTGCCGTTCCACGCCTGGTGCGTGGTGAAAGGCATCGACCCGATTCGTGAGGCGCGCATGGCGGCGGACGTGTTCGCGGCCGGCGCCCGCAGCCTCTTCCTCGACCTCGAGCCGCATGACGGGTTCTGGCGCGGCACGCCCGCGGACGCGATGACCTTCGGCAACGAACTGCGGCGCCTGCAGCCGAACGGCTGGGTCGTGACGTCGATCGACCCGCGGCCCTGGGTGCTGGCCCGCGTGCCGCTGATGGAGTTCGCGTCCTTCAGCCAGTTGCTGGCGCCGCAGCAGTACTGGCGCACCTTCAACACGCAGCCGAACTACGACCGCTTCGCCCAGGCAGGCATGCCGGTGCCCCCGGGCGGCATCACGCCGGAGTTCCTTAACGACGTCAGCAAGACGGTGCTGGCGCCCTTCGGCAAGGACCTCGTACCGGTGGGCCAGGGCGCCACGCCGGACGTCGGGGAGTGGCACCGGTTCATCGAGCACGCCTTCGCTCAGGGCGTGCGCGTCGTGTCTTCCTGGCGCTACGGGGTCTCCGAGCCGTCCGTCTTCACCCTGCTGCGTGACAAGCCGGCCAGACTCCCGCCCGCTCCGCCACCGGGCGAGGCGCCGGTAAGCGCCTTCGAGGTCTACATCGTCCAGCCGGGCGACACGCTGGGGCGGATTGCAGCGATGTTCGGGACAACTGTCGACGCTATCGTGCAGGCGAACAACCTGAGCGACCCCAACCTGATCTGGCCGGGACAGCAGCTCATCATTCCCGTGCCGGGTGGTGGCGGCAGCGGGCCGTTGGTCTCGGCGCCCTCGCCCGCGGCGCCGACGCCCACGACCTACACCGTGCAGCCTGGCGATACGCTCTCCGGGATCGCGGCTCGCTTCGGTACGACAGTGAGCCATCTCGCGAGGATCAACGGCCTCGCCAACCCCAACCTGATCTCCGTGGGCCAGGTCCTCCGCCTGGTTTGAGGCGTCCTGCAGGGCCTCAGGTATGATGCCGAGGGCGTCGACGCCGCCCTCGGAGGCA
Proteins encoded:
- a CDS encoding Ku protein encodes the protein MPRPLWKGAISFGMVTIPVKLYSATDEKDVRFNQLHRTDHSRIRQKIFCAEEDIELDRDDIVKGYQIAPGQYVVLEDEDFDKVPVSTTRTIEIAQFVDLSEIDPIYYQKTYYLEPDEVGMKPFALLMAALNESKRVAIAKISMRQKEHLCTLRVYENTIALETMFYADEVRSTADLTVPGEDVQVSERELQMARSLIDMLTEELDLTQFRDNYREALLEVIRAKAQGQTIEAPQPAVAKVTDLMEALRASVEAAKARRQASAPEKAEAPRQAEEEDELSTRRKAKRKAS
- a CDS encoding YdeI/OmpD-associated family protein; translated protein: MEPLFFASPEEFRAWLGANHETAQELWVGFHKRGTGRPSLTWPQSVDQALCFGWIDGIRKSLGPEAYVIRFTPRRPDSFWSNINLKKVEALIEQGLMHPAGLRAFEARKEARSGAYSFENRHIQLAPAFEAEFRANEEAWRWFESQAPWYRRTAAFWVMSARREETRRRRLVTLIRDSEAGRTVGPLTRPGAGQ
- a CDS encoding LysM domain-containing protein encodes the protein MRDGPAINDMGSGGMSRRAFIGAAAAAGVGALLGARGFGAPSASASTSAEGPRHLVWVWQFSVDGAPNVVGAKLREHNLGILLKTHDGVEWMSEYDKSPYAVSGPRQIETLVRYYEDAGVPFHAWCVVKGIDPIREARMAADVFAAGARSLFLDLEPHDGFWRGTPADAMTFGNELRRLQPNGWVVTSIDPRPWVLARVPLMEFASFSQLLAPQQYWRTFNTQPNYDRFAQAGMPVPPGGITPEFLNDVSKTVLAPFGKDLVPVGQGATPDVGEWHRFIEHAFAQGVRVVSSWRYGVSEPSVFTLLRDKPARLPPAPPPGEAPVSAFEVYIVQPGDTLGRIAAMFGTTVDAIVQANNLSDPNLIWPGQQLIIPVPGGGGSGPLVSAPSPAAPTPTTYTVQPGDTLSGIAARFGTTVSHLARINGLANPNLISVGQVLRLV
- a CDS encoding metalloregulator ArsR/SmtB family transcription factor; amino-acid sequence: MVQYSSSRFDSSFGALSDATRRGVLELLARTDASITDLARKFHMTLTGMKKHVRVLEQAGLVTTEKVGRVRTCKLGPRQLEEEAAWIERYRQLWAARFDELDKVVEELKRREEG
- the ligD gene encoding non-homologous end-joining DNA ligase, producing the protein MPARESTARAPTDRALQRYREKRDFTRTPEPPPGSADDAAKNLVFVVQQHAATRMHWDFRLEVDGVLKSWPLPKGPSLNPRDRRMAVMVEDHPYEYRNFEGVIPRGEYGAGQVIIWDEGTYTPDEGGVYSWDNKEEGNRRMREGLEKGKLSFTLRGHKLKGSFTLVKTRYDKNSWLLIKHQDEYATTGDILEEDRSVRSGLRIEDLKEGRLPGGGRGAEPHPAAKKTPFPDSRKERPMMATLVDRVFDRPGWLWEPKLDGIRALAFIRDGKVELRSRRGLDCTRQYPALAADLARQQGQPLVLDGEICALDEAGVPRFQLLQPRINLTREHDIARMEAELPVVYFVFDILYAEGWDLHGVPLRDRKALLGRYVAQGPRIKLVSYVADDGPAMEAASRELGFEGVVGKRADSRYEPGVRSKSWVKVKSVNEQEFVVGGYTPGEGSRSKSFGSIAVGYWDDGKLIHVANVGSGFTDATLASTLKQLRDLETDEKPFANRVEGKVVWVRPELVAQVKFQEWTADNHLRAPVFLGLRPDVDPRQVRKEAPAPAAAAIEVVEEPAGRSEDGLEEEVRGVLAQIDAAAKRDVVVEVQGERVKLTNLDKEFWPAYRGSAATGTEGIEHPPLTKGDMIRYYVKVAPWLLRHLKDRPLTLTRYPNGITGSLFYQKHYSQPIPPFVETVDIWSEHNQENGTYLMCNNLPTLIWLAQIADLEIHAWMSRIDPEPDAHGRKLAARGSKQEARESILNFPDYMVFDLDPYIYSGAEKKGAEPEFNRRAWEKTVSVALDLKALLDQLKLSSFVKTTGKTGLHVYVPIRRDFTYDEVREFTRTLGVYLVQQRPADITMEWDTTKRRGKVFYDYNQNTFGKQLAAQYSLRPTPWAGVSMPVLWSELPKADPLAFRIDSVPDRLARSGDPWRDILDFKNDVSRLLAG